DNA from Camelus dromedarius isolate mCamDro1 chromosome X, mCamDro1.pat, whole genome shotgun sequence:
GGACCACGCGCCTTTGAAAAAGGCTTTGGCTCCTTCGTCACGAGCGATCTTCCGCCAGCAGTCAAGCGTGCCTGTGTACATGATATCAGCTGCAAAGAACAAAGACAAGGAGTTGGTGACCCCAGGCTGATGAAAAGGCCCTACGTTTACTAGACTAAACCAGAGCCCCACCTTATCTAAAAGCTAATGtcagttcagaaaaaaatcaacacttAAACACTGGTGTGGGTAATACTGAAATATCAATCTGGTGACTAGAGAACAGGGGTATGTAGACTAACTCTTAGTAGTCTTAACCTCTAACACCCTCATCATAGGCATCCAAAGGGCCCACTCAGACCTAACTGTGCAGTACACACAGACCAATCAATCCCACCCGCGATCTCCAGACTGACGTTTTTAAAGTCAGGTATCACTAGTTTGTGCCCATGTCCCATATCTATTTTCTGCTCAAGTGGAACTTACTTCCTTTGCGCCCTGACTGCATCATCATGCGGCGACGCACGGTGTCAAACGGATAGGAAGTCAACCCAGCAACCGCTGTGACCGACTGTGCAATCATCCAGCTGATGAAGATATGAGTATTCTTGGGATCTGGAAGCATTCCTGAGAATCGGAAAGAAACACTTTTACCAGAAAGCAGAGTCTTCCTGACTTGTtttccacaccccccacccccaagatcTCCTCTGTACACAAGGGCTGTACGGGATGACCTTGACTTCCTTCagcaattacaaaaaaaaaaaaaaaaaaaaaagcaaaaaacccctTTGGTTCCTGGAAAATTAGGATGGCAAATGATATTTTAACACATTGATCGCCAcgtcacccaaatctgggtgacagttgttTCTTCAGGGGTACCTGATTCACAGTGGGCGATCAACATGTTAAATGGTCTCAGAAGAACAGTATCAAAGCACACAACAAACTTACCCTTTGCAGTGTCATAGATACCAAAGTAGGCAGCTCGGTAGATGATAATACCCTGCACAGACACGTTAAAGCCTTGGTATAGGCCCTTAATCCCATCAGATTTGTAGATCTTAACCAGGCAGTCACCAAGGCCTCTGAATTCCCTTTCAGCTCCAGCTTTGCCCACATCAGCTGCTAGACGGGTACGGGCAAAGTCAAGAGGGTACACAAAACACAAGGATGTGGCACCAGCGGCACCACCTGATGCCAGATTCCCTGCAAAGTAGCGCCAAAACTGGGTCCTCTTGTCCACACCACCCAGGAAGATCTGCTTGTATTTATCTTTGAAGGCAAAGTTGAGAGCCTGGGTGGGGAAGTATCTGATGACATTGGCCAGGTTACCACGCCAGAAGGACAGGACTCCCTGCTCCTTGGGGATACGAACCACGCAGTCTATGATGCCCTTGTACTGCTTATCTGCAGTGATTTGCTTGCTGGCATGCTGCACCTGACAGACAAGAAAGAGGCCAACAGGGAGAGTTATAACCatggagaagggaaagaaaagaaaatgtatcatCTCAATTGACACCCTTAAAGGTTAGTTGGCTCCCCTTGCCACATATCTAGTCTTCTACGTCCCACAGGCTGCACTCTCCCAATCCTCTGACGCTTTCACAGGTGGAAGAGATGACCTGTACCATCAGAGACATTATGCCTCCACCCcgttgggtggggagggggcaccctCAAGCGAACCCATGACCTTTAGACCTGGGAGAAAGGTCATTACCTCAGACCCACGTTCAGAGGCATTAGGGTGAGTCCCATGTCGGGCGCGGTCACCTGGGTGACCGTGGCCCACGCTTCAGGTCTCTGGAGCGGCTTCCCTCCCGCTCCGGCCCCACTCCTCTCCTGGAGGTGACCCGTCGGCCGCCACCCGTACGCCCGTGCCGGCGCGCCCTCTAGAGCCGGAGCGGGAGAGCGCGCGGCGCAAGAAGCCAGGCCGCGGGGACGCCGCGGCGGCTGCGCGGGGGAGGACGCAGTAGGGCCACGCGCTTCCCGGCGCCGGCTTCCGGCCCGGCCAGGTCGGAGCGCGCCTGCCGGCTGCCGGCTGCGAGGCCGCTCTACCGGCCTCATGGCCTCCCCTAAGCTGTTATCTCCTTGCCGCGACCTTGAGGTCTTCGGTAAGGACAGGTGTCCGTCTTCCCAGTGACGAATTTCAGGCTTTGCCCTTGACCCCAAGGCCTGGGAGCCAGCTACTACCGGGCTGCCCCATCCGAGTTCGCGGCCTCAGGGATGCCCAGGCCCTGGTcttcctccccgccctcccccgaGCCCCTACCCCTTCCTAGATCCTTAACTTCAGGCCACTATAAGCACTGCCCTTAAGTTTGCCTTTTGGTCCAACCCTGCGGCCAACCCTGCCCTCACGCTGCCACTTCACTGGTCCGGAGGGTtagctgcccctgcccccaaccccgggCACCGTTTCCCGCGcgacccctccccccacttcctgGTCGGGCTCTCGGATCCCCGGACGTACCTGCAGCAGCAGCTTGACCCGCTCGATGGGCGCTACCGCGGTCTTGGAGATGGCCGCGGCCACTCCACCTGCCAGGAAGTCCTTGGCGAAGGACACAGCGGCATCTGTCATGTTGGAAGGCGAGAGGAAGCGGGCGACTGCAAGAATGGTAAGGGACCAGCTCGGACTCCGAGGCTGTGGGGCGGAGCGAAGCAAATGGCCGATTTATATAGGGGGAGTCGGCGCCCGGGCGGCCGGCGTCGGGGGCGGGCGCCGAGTCCCGGCGCGCGGGGCGGCGGGGCAGCTGAGTGGCTCCGCGCGCGGAGGGAGGAGCCGGGGAGTCGGGCAGGGGCCGCCCTCCGCGCCGCCGGGGCTCGTCCACAGCACCTGACCCGGCCCGAGGAAGGGGCGGCCCCAGGGAGTACCTGGGCCCCGACGCGGGACCCTGGGGGGGGGGTGCCTGGGGCGCAGAGGGACCGGGAAGTCACGGGGTGCCTGGATAAGGGTAGGGCGCAGTATTGAAGGGGACtccaaagaacaaaaaacccccaccccccaaaaaacttgGTAGTTAAGATAAATACTATTTAATGCAatataaaaaaattcatataGACAAATTACAGCGCGCTGGCCTGtcgcctgtttttgtaaataaagtttacttggggccccagggctgggatGACGGTGAGGCACTTAAGGCAGAGCCCTGCAAGTGCAAGATGGGAGcctgtctttattttaaatttcgaAACGTTGTTCATCATGGGCTTTTGCATGacttttgagcttttaaaatagtGAGTTAAAAAATCATTCATCTTGGTTACTGAGTTGCTTGGCTCCCGTTTACATTTGGCGCCAAGGCCAAGTGCCTCACTCTTCTCACCTTAGACCTGGCGCTGGAGCTTTTGCCGGTGAAGctagaggaaactgagggagcAGCTGAACTGGGACACTGTCAGCATGCACCAGACCCCGGTTTGCAAATGCTGTTTAACAAAGATCTTGTCAGGAATTGGCAGAGGAGGATCCAAAGGACTTGGCTGGGGTTGGGGAAATTATTTTCGCCGGAAGCCAAAGATACAAGGAAGGTTAAGAGTCTGTGTGAACCAAGTTGGTATTTGGTTCCCTGGACCCCAGGTAAAGTGCTCTTGAATTCGGTAAATTCCTGAAGTCCAGAAAAATTTAGAGGAATCAATAGAATTAGATTGACAGCCATTTTGTCAACGGACAAGTGCTTACCGAGCTCCTTAATCCCTGCACTGGGTAAGCATTTGCCACATGTGTCCTTAAAAACTTACTTTTAACTTGAGTGCAACCCCTCAGATTCAGAACAAGGAGATGAGAGTCATCACAAATCCTGTGTCTAAGTAATCACAACCATGTTTATAAAAGTAAGGATAACTGTTGAAAACTCCAACTGCAGCTGAACCCTAGGTGCCCAGCATGCTGAAAACATAGGTGGTGTAcccctcactttactttcttttcccctcccatcttctccagtTCTGCCTCTTAAAGGATCCAATTCTAGGGTTCCTCCAGGAATATCAGGTCCTTCCTCTAAGTATACTTTGCAGTTCGTTAGTCTTCCCAAGGACCCCAGCAATTCGAAGTGATGAGCACACACAGCAAGTGTTCAAAGAAGAGCAATTTTGACTCTAGCTTTGTTGATTCTGGGGCCTATCTTTGACCTGTGTTCGTGAGAGGCCGCTACGTTATCATTAGCTGATTGTAACAGTAATGCAGCTGAATACAGAAATGGCCTTGTGCAgtttcagtggtagagtatgttcTCTGAAATTGATAGTCACTCCTCTAACTCTACAATAAGAGAATTAatagctaaaacaaacaaacaaaaatctatggAGCATCCTATTTAAAGGGAGGTGGTTTTTagaatgcatttcaaaataaaattcaaaaccttTCTAGTTTGACCTTTTGACATTCTGATTAAtgcatttttattcaaatattaatttCTCTACTCTGCCTCATCATTACTCATgtaccttttccttcttttcagtgGCCACATCTGCTATTCCCTTTGAGCATGATGGACCTACCATATTCTGTTCCGAAGCTCTTTTACTGTTTCAAGCACCTCCACATTTACTGTTCTGTTAGATTTCTCTCTCTGCACAAAACGATGATCAAATACTTACATAGAATTTGTCCCTTCTGAGTTTTTGGATGCTTAAGTGTAGTTTTACTGAATTGCAATACAAGATGGGTCATTTAAAAGCGACTTCATGTGATGACTTGGTATTTTGCTAAATCAACTGTGAGCTGGAGCTCTCCTGGTTGCCTGTGACCAGGTATACTTCAAGGAGTCAGATGTtctcaaaagtgtcaaggtcatgaaaggcaaagaaagactgaggaactgtcacaGATTAGAGGAGATTAAAGACAATGACGGGTTAATGCAATGTGTGAACCTGGGttggatcctggaccagaaaatTGGTGGTACTATTGGTGAAATTTGGATACCGAAATACAGATTAGTTAATAATATTCTAccaatactattctttttttaaaatatatttttattgaagtatagtcagtttacaatgttgtgtcaatttctggtgtacagcacaatacttcagtcatataggaacatacatagattcgttttcatattctctttcactataagttactacaagatattgaatatagttccctgtgctaaacggtataaacttgttgtttattggattttgtgagaatcctcctgtatttcgaagtgagagacactctgccagagttcagtaggcactctgtgtgattcagtgggtttgtagatgtaattcttggtgtatttgtgggagaagaaGAGCTGTGTGTCCCTCTGCTCTGCCATTTtggctcctcctctctctgtgaCAGATGCCAATATTATTCTTGTTTACAGTGGtcatgtaagatgttaacatttggAGAAGCTGAGTGAAGGATACATGGAAAttctttacagtttttttttggggggggcaacatttttatgtctgaaaattaaaaaattagaaagtcaaaagaaaaagaaagaggggaaaaaaagaaaccaggagCAAGAGTTCAGGAAAACAGACtcatattagtaataataatgataatgttgGTAATGATATATGGTTAGTCAATTCATTAAAAACGAATTCCTCCAGTGAGACATAGTGGGAGCTCTGTGTTGGTAACTATTATGTTTCTGATAGTTACGTAGAATACATGTATAattaagaaagagaaactaaagCTAAGACAGTGCCTAATAATTCTCagaaaaaacaaggaagaagTCAGGAATGATCCTTAAGGCTGCAGTTATCTGTGTACCAACACACCCAGAGTATGGGTAATAAAGTGAATGTAACATGTTAATACAAGCAAGGAAACACAATTTTATAGGTATTGTTCAAACTTGGTGGAATAGGATTTCTGACTGGTATCTGGAAAAGAAAGGGTAAGCCTGGTTCAGAGAGATACCATATAGAAATAGAGCAAAGTAGTAATCAAATAGTAAGCAAGAAGGTAAAACCAGTCATTCATTGGTGGGAGGGTGAAAAGCATTCTGTGAAAATgaaagggagaaatgaaagtGATTGCCATTGTGGAAGCACATAAGAGACTGCCTAGATAGTTAAGAGCTATGAGTAGTACTTCATAAAACCAGCTCATAGGTGAGAAATGTTGATCAGAGATAAAAACCATCTGATTATCTGTTGTAAGTTTCATTATTCTGATAGGGACACATTGTATAAGTTTTTGACTCTCTTGCCGATAATTACAGTTCTCTGAAGACTGAAGAAGCAATGAGGTAAATTGCTAAAATAGGCTTAATCCTGGCAATAAATAAAATCTGGATAGCAAGGTGAAAGTGACAAGAATCTTAGGGAAACTGACCAAGACTGACTGGTCTGGATCTGCTAAAGAAAAGAATGCTGGGCATGGGGTCAGATAGGTTAACTAACCTGCagggtgtgagggtgtgtgtgtgtgagagacctCAAAAGGATCAAAGATAAATATGATCTCTTGACCAAAGTCCAAAAGAGAAAGATAGCTCAAGAGTGAGAGATTCCAAAGATAAAATTCAGACCTGTAGAATTTGGAAAATTCCaatgagaaattaaaaaggtagAGATATCTAATAAATTAAGCTTTCCTTCCAGATTATTCTCCGATGAGCTCAgatttttaaagtacatataTAAATGACAGGGTGAGGGCTAGACTTCCAAGGACAAAGACCAAAGTGTATCACAAACCTCTAGGAACTGAGTCAGAAGGGCTAAAGTTCAGAATAAACCCAGGCTTATAAAATGGGAAGGACCACAATAAAGGTTTCTAATGCTCTATTTAGTGCAGGGCACTTAAGGATAATGAGCTAAAGCATGTGTGAAAAGAACTGAGTCTTAGTTGACTGTGAGTTGGCAATGCCAAAAAATGCTAATGAGTCTTGAGTTGGGTCAGGATGCGGGTCATGAACAGATCAGAGGAATTTCAGTCCCATTTGGGCCTCTGCTGATTGGCCCATAGAGCTTTATGCTCACTTCTGGATACCATGTTTAAGAGGACATTAACAAACTAGAACATATTCAAAGAAGGCAGTCAGGAAGGTGAAGTGCCTGTAAATCACGTTGTAGGAGAAAtggctgaatgaatgagagaTATTTAACTGGGAAAGAGCTTTGAGTGAAGGAGGGACATCATAACTGTCTTAATAAAGGAAAGATTGTCAGGTAGAAGAAAATTAGACATTCTGTATGGAATCAACACCAGCTGGTAGAAGTGTCATGAAGGTAGACTTCAGCTGAACAAGAAATAACTTTCTAAAATGTGAGCTACTTAAAGGTGGAGTGGGTTGCTTTATGATGTGGGAAACTTGTCTCTGGAAATGTTAAGAGATGGGGTGAAATGGCCACTTGTTAGGGACACTGTAGATGAGATTGCCATGTTGGCTGGGAGGAGAGCTCTGCACCCTTCCATTGCTAAGATCCTGTGGCTTTGTTCCTTTGTATCTGTAAGATTGAATGGACTGAGCATCTGGGTTTGGAAATCTGGGAcaaaagaggaagacagaggtaATTTGGCCCAGTGGTCAAGAggatgggctctggagccagactgctggaGTCAGacactggctctgccacttgctgtcAGGATTTGGataagttgcttaacctctctaaatTTCAATGTCTTCAGGTgtaaatgggaatgataatggTACCTATACCTTGAAGGATTATAGggacaattaaatgagataatgtatgcatGAACAGTCTAGTACATAGTAAGCATCCAATACATGTTAGGTTTTATTAATCCTAAGAAAAATACTAACTTAGGTTGACTAACTCTGACTTTTAATGAACAAATCAATCCACCCCGCTTAAGTAGGGTGGTAAGCCAGTTCTCTGTCCCAGATAAAGACCCTACCTATGATCTAGTAACCACATCAGAGACCATTGAAGGAGGAGTTGAGTCTCTAAGAGATACCCCAGAAAAAGCACTTCATTTTTTAGACTGGGCTCGCATTTGCAATACGGAAGTCTGTAACCTCATACTTGTGTTTGTAGTGTAATTACTGAAGAGAAAACAGTGCTCCTCGTTTCTCTTCCTGTCTCTAGCCTCTCATTTCTATTTTGGCTTCTGGAACAATCTTGCTCACATCCAGTTTTCATCACCTCACCTATGTTGCTCAATAAACCAGTGACTCTCTTTTGCATAGTGGGTCAATCCTAAATTCCTCAGCTTAGCATTTGaagccctgccccccaccccaagggcTGTGTTTCTGGCCCCTTTGGACCGGTTTAGAAAGTGTTTGATGTATCCCAGCCCTGGGGTATTAcagcttaaaataaaacaaagtaacagtcttattgaggtataattatatacaataaaacttacatatttaaagcatacaatttggTACTTTTTAACATACCTCTACACCTATGAAATCATCACCACTGTTAAggctctatggagtgtgtatctacttttactttaaccccccacccccaccccgtgtacatctctctaaataaatctacttttactcaactgtggctcgatcttgaattctttcctgcgtgaagccaaggaccttcATTTGGCGGGGCGAGCCACAGGGActcacctgagacctgggacatggccatcctcttgtGCCACACCCCTACTTTTTCCTGTATCATCTTTGGCGACCATGAAGGGATGGGAAGAAAAACGGGCCATTACCACAATTAAGAtagtgaacatatccatcaccacACTAAATTTTCTTGTGCTCTGTTGTAATCCCTCTCCAAGCAATCATTGATCTGCTTTGTCGGTAtagtttgcatttcctagaatttcatataaatggaatcatatagtatgtaccctttttttggggggggcctGG
Protein-coding regions in this window:
- the SLC25A5 gene encoding ADP/ATP translocase 2, translating into MTDAAVSFAKDFLAGGVAAAISKTAVAPIERVKLLLQVQHASKQITADKQYKGIIDCVVRIPKEQGVLSFWRGNLANVIRYFPTQALNFAFKDKYKQIFLGGVDKRTQFWRYFAGNLASGGAAGATSLCFVYPLDFARTRLAADVGKAGAEREFRGLGDCLVKIYKSDGIKGLYQGFNVSVQGIIIYRAAYFGIYDTAKGMLPDPKNTHIFISWMIAQSVTAVAGLTSYPFDTVRRRMMMQSGRKGTDIMYTGTLDCWRKIARDEGAKAFFKGAWSNVLRGMGGAFVLVLYDEIKKFT